A DNA window from Mastomys coucha isolate ucsf_1 unplaced genomic scaffold, UCSF_Mcou_1 pScaffold21, whole genome shotgun sequence contains the following coding sequences:
- the LOC116100457 gene encoding major allergen I polypeptide chain 1-like, with amino-acid sequence MKLAGALVLLWAALLLTSGGDCGICPVIKEDIRLFLYGTPEEYVEYVKKYKDDPAIVENAEKLKQCVDSTLTEEDKAHASTFIEKIEANPLC; translated from the exons ATGAAGCTCGCTGGTGCTCTGGTGCTCCTCTGGGCTGCCCTGCTCCTGACTTCAGGGGGAG ATTGTGGCATTTGCCCAGTTATAAAAGAGGATATTCGTCTATTTCTTTATGGGACCCCAGAAGAGTATGTTGAGTAtgtgaaaaaatacaaagatgacCCTGCCATAGTGGAAAATGCTGAAAAACTCAAGCAATGTGTCGATAGCACATTGACAGAGGAAGACAAGGCACACGCATCCACTTTCATC GAAAAAATAGAAGCCAACCCCCTTTGTTGA